Genomic DNA from Haloplanus aerogenes:
ACGCGAGTCCGCTCCGCACACATCCCCACCCCCCGTGCATACGGACTCCGAATCGCCGCGCAGTCCCCGTATTCACGGCGTATGCAAACCGGAGGTGAGTGAATAAGATGCCGCGGATGGACCACAACCCGAAGAGCCGCGTCTCGTTCGGATGCCCCGACGGCGTCGACGCGACAGCCGAGTACCTGCTTGCCAACGAGAACGAGCGGTTCATCCTTCCAGCACCGGCCTACGCTGAAGTCCTCGTCGGAGAAGGGAACGACCCGGACGGCGACGTGGTAGAGGCGAAAGCCGACCTCGCTTGGGGCGAAGTCTACGAGACCGGGAAGGAGACGGCGGAGGTTGCTGGGGA
This window encodes:
- a CDS encoding PIN domain-containing protein; translation: MPRMDHNPKSRVSFGCPDGVDATAEYLLANENERFILPAPAYAEVLVGEGNDPDGDVVEAKADLAWGEVYETGKETAEVAGEIADEIDLQGPFLARMDGLIAAVGRELNASVVSDDRDLTHPETKQAVDIEEYRN